The genomic region CAGATCCGGCGGGATCAAGGCCCCTTTCTTTACATTTGTTCAGGGCCGCTTCTTCCGCATGGATCCCGCCATAACAGGCATGCCAGCCCTCGCCGATGAGCTCACCATTCTTGACAAGGACGGCACCCACCATGGGATTCGGCAGGACAGCCCCCTCAGTACGGCGGGCCAGAATCAGGGCTTTGTGCATAAATTGTTCAATTTTATTTTCCAGAACCTTACTCCCTGTCGGGGGTTCTGAAAGGAGAATCGTGTAGAAAAGGTGGACTCAAAAAATGAGGGACCAGCTGTAAAAAAAACACCCCGTACAGTAAACTGACCGGGGCGTGGTTTTTCATTCTAACGACTATCTTCTCTCATCCGGACTATACCGTCGGCACTGGAATCTCACCAGTTCAATCAGACAAGCTGACTCGCGGGCTTTCACCGCCGGTAGGGAATTGCGTTTGCTCACCCTGCCCCGAAGACTATTATTGTTTTACAATATTCAGAGCAGGATTTTTTGTCAACACCCTGGGTCAAATATATTTTTCATACTCGGTACACAGGAGCCTGACAGGCGTTTCATCTTCTTCCAGAGCCGGATACCGGGGCAGGGATTCATAGAAGTAATTGTCTGTCTCATCGTCATTTACAGCACTGACCTCCCCGGCGAGGACTGTCCCGTGCCCCTCTTGTGCATAGAAGCGGTGAAACACACCCTGACGGAGAGTGATACTCTCTCCCGGTTGCAGAAAGACCCGTTCCCCAGCCTCAAAATTCTTTAGAACCCCATCGATAATGACCTGAACAGAATCCTCTTTCAACTCATGAGGACCATCGCTGTTAAAGAGCTCCAACACAAGAACGCCTCCTCCCCGGTTGATGATATCTTCGACCTTATCGGCGTGAAAATGGAGAGCTGTTTCCTGATTTTCTTTCACCACCATGATCTTCTCAGCATAGGGTTTTTGGTTCTCACCCAATCCGCCATTTCTGATAGTAAACAGGACAAGCCCCCTCCTGTTAAAATCACCCGAGCCCATATCGGTAACATCCCATCCCAGGTGGTTCACAAGAATCTCCTTATGACTGTCCCGATTCAAACCTTTCCAGTCCTCCGGTTTGTAAAAAGCCCATGGAGGCAGTTTAAAGCTGTGGCTCTCCAGAAATTTTTCGGCCTGGGTAATGATCTGGTTGACATCTGATCTTTTCATTTGAATCTCCTTACAAATATTTACACATTACTTACATTTACTTTTACATTGTACAATATAAAGAATATGAAGTCTGAAAACTCCTGAAATATTCTAACTCAGGACTCACTTTATTTACATATATCAGAACATTAACAATAATATGTAAATTTATAAGTTGACAAATAAAGATTCTAATTTACAATTACGTTACAAATCAAATAAACAAGGAGGTTCAGGTGAAGAAATTATTAACAGTTCTCCTGATCACAATCGTAGCATTCAGTGCTTTCGCTAACGGACAGAAGGATGCAGCTTCAGAAGGTCCCCTGGAATTGAAAGCAGTAGGAGTCACATTGGGTGACATTGGTAACCCTTTCTTTTTCCAGATGGGAGAAGGAGCAAAAGCAGCAGCTATGGAAATTGGCGGAGCTTCAGTACGTGTTGCTGTTGAATCTGCTCAGTATGACCTGAACAAACAGGTCAGCCAGATCGAAAATTTTATCGCATCAGGTGTTCAGATCATCGTTCTTAATGCAGTTGACTCAAAAGGAATTGCACCTGCTGTCCGCAGAGCCATAGAAGCCGGTGTTATCGTAATAGCAGCCGATGTCGGTGCTGAAGGCGGAGTTAATGCGACTGTAACGTCCAACAACTACCAGGCCGGAGTTCAGGCAGGAGAGTATATCGTCAAGAAACTGGGTGGTAAAGGAAAGATTGTCATTGCCAACGGACCTCCTGTAACAGCGGTTATTGACCGTGTAAATGGAGCCAAAGAAGTATTTGCCAAAAACCCCGGAATTGAAATCCTCTCAGACAACCAGAATGCCGGAGGAAGCCGTGATGGCGGACTGAATGTTATGCAGGATCTGCTCACTGCCTTCCCCAAAATTGATGCCGTATTTGCCATCAATGACCCCACAGGAATCGGTTGTGAACTGGCCATCAAACAGGCAAAAAGAGAATCTGAAATGTTTGTTGTCGGTGTAGACGGATCTCCTGATGCAGAAGTAGCCCTTGTTCAAGAAGGAACCATCTTCAAAGCCACACCTGCTCAGGACCCCTATACAATGGCTAAAACAGCTGTAGAAATCGGATGGGAAATCATGCAGGGCAATAAACCTGCTGAAGAAACCATTCTGATTCCTGTAGAACTGATCACTGCAGAAAATGTTGCCTCCTATAAAGGCTGGACTAGTAAATAATCCTGATCAAACCATATTGAACTGCTTCTCCTGTTCCAGGGGAAGCAGTTCTTTTTTTAGGGAAGACAAAATGAATGATGAGAACTTAACCCTGCGAGTGACAGGGCTCAGTAAATCTTTTCCAGGAGTGAAAGCTCTGGATAAAGCAGAACTGGAAATATATCCGGGGGAAGTCCATGTAGTCATGGGTGAAAATGGTGCCGGAAAAAGTACTCTTATGAAAATCCTTGCCGGCGTATACACTGCCGATGAAGGTGAGATATATCTGTCGGGTGAATTGACTCAAATCAATGGAACACTGGATGCCATCAAAAAAGGCATCAATCTGATTTATCAGGAACTCAGTGTGGCACCCAACCTGACAGTGGCAGAAAATATTTTCATGGGCAGTGAGATTTCCCGGTTTCATCTGGTCAGGCGGGATAAGATGATAGAGAAGTCCAAAGTGGTCCTGGCTC from Oceanispirochaeta sp. harbors:
- a CDS encoding D-lyxose/D-mannose family sugar isomerase — translated: MKRSDVNQIITQAEKFLESHSFKLPPWAFYKPEDWKGLNRDSHKEILVNHLGWDVTDMGSGDFNRRGLVLFTIRNGGLGENQKPYAEKIMVVKENQETALHFHADKVEDIINRGGGVLVLELFNSDGPHELKEDSVQVIIDGVLKNFEAGERVFLQPGESITLRQGVFHRFYAQEGHGTVLAGEVSAVNDDETDNYFYESLPRYPALEEDETPVRLLCTEYEKYI
- a CDS encoding ABC transporter substrate-binding protein, which gives rise to MKKLLTVLLITIVAFSAFANGQKDAASEGPLELKAVGVTLGDIGNPFFFQMGEGAKAAAMEIGGASVRVAVESAQYDLNKQVSQIENFIASGVQIIVLNAVDSKGIAPAVRRAIEAGVIVIAADVGAEGGVNATVTSNNYQAGVQAGEYIVKKLGGKGKIVIANGPPVTAVIDRVNGAKEVFAKNPGIEILSDNQNAGGSRDGGLNVMQDLLTAFPKIDAVFAINDPTGIGCELAIKQAKRESEMFVVGVDGSPDAEVALVQEGTIFKATPAQDPYTMAKTAVEIGWEIMQGNKPAEETILIPVELITAENVASYKGWTSK